The DNA region ACGAGAACTGGGCGAAGGCGGTCGGGATCTCCCACTATCCGCTGCTCTCCGACATCCATCGCTCGACCAGCCGGGACTACGGCGTCTACTGGCCCGACTGGAACGCCAACGTGCGCGCCACCTTCCTGATCGATCGCCAGGGCACGATCCGCTTCGTGGAGCGCTACGGCCGCGGGGAGCTGCCGGACCCCGACCGGATGCTCGCGGAGATCAAGAAGCTCTCCTAGGCCGGGCCGCCGGCGGCGCCGCCGGTGCCCGGGTGGTCAGCGCCACTCCGAGCAGCACCAGCGCGCCGCCGGCGACCTCCGGCCACTCGACGGTCTCGCCCACCATCAACCACGCGAGCAGCACGCCGACGATCGGCTGGAGGTTGAGGAAGACCGCGGCCCGGCTCGGGCCGACCGCCTTCACGCCCTCGTACCACCAGACGTGGGCCACCGCGCCGAGGATCGCCTGGTAGAGCACCACGAGCCACGCGGCCTCGGACGTGAAGTCGGGCCGCGGGAAGAACGGCGCGGCCACCAGGGTCATCGGCAGCAGCATGGCCGAGCCCAGGATGTAGGACGCGGTGGTCGCCACCGCGGGAGAGTGCACGGTCAGGACCTGCTTGCCGTAGATCGTGTAGGCGGCCCAGCCGGCCAGCGAGATCATCAGGACGAAGTCACCGGGCAGCAGCTCGAGATGGATGAGGGCGCGCCAGCTGCCGCGCGTGATGACGAGCAGCACGCCCGCCAGCGACGCGGCCACTCCCGCCCACTGGCGCCGGCGCAGCCGCTCGCCCAGGTAGAACCGCGCGCCGAGAGCCACCATGATCGGCGTGGCCGCTTGTAAGATGGCCGCGTTGGCCGCGGTGCTCAGCGCGATGCCGAGGTAGGTGCCGCCGGTCGAGACGAACAGCCCGGTGAATCCCAGGAACGCGAAGGTCCGGAAGTCGGCCGCGCGCAGCTCGCGGAACTCGTCCCAGCCGCGCCGGAAGAGGAGCACGGTCAGGAAGGCGGAGGCCAGCGTGCAGCGCAGCGCCACCAGCACGTAGGGCGGGAAGTGGGCCAGGGCGAGCTTGGCGAAGGCGGGATACGAGCCCCAGAGCGTGGCGATCAGCGTGAGCGCGAGGTAGGCTCGCGTTTGACCGGCGTCCGGCACCCGCCTATGATAGCGCGGCCGTCATGGCGGACTACATCCTGGAGCGCCGCATGTGGCTTCCGCGGGCGCGCACCGACGTCTTCGAGTTCTTCGCCGATCCCCGCAACCTCCCGCGCATCCAGCCCCGATGGGCGCGCCCGCGCTGGGTCGTCGAGCCGCCGCGGCGGCTCGCGGTGGGGACCCTGCTGGATTTTCGGGTGCCCGGCCTGCCCGGGCGGTGGCGAGTCATCGTGCGCGAGTTCGACCCGCCGCATCGGTTCGTCGACGCGCAGGTGCGGGGCCCGTTCGCGCGCTGGGAGCACCGGCATCGGTTCGAGGCCGGGCCCGCGCGCGAAGAGGCCGGCGCGCCGGAGGGCACCTGGGTGGAGGACCGCGTCACCTACCGGCTCCCGCTGGGGCCGATCGGGCGCCTGATCCACGCCCTCGGCGCGGGCCGGCGGATCCGCCGCGCCTTCGAGTACCGGGACCGGCGGCTCGCCGCGCTGCTCGGTCGCGCCTAGGCGGCGGGGCTCAGGCCGCGGCGGCGGGCAGCTGGATGCCGAGGGCGGCCAGCCGGGGGCGGACCCGCTCGGTGAGCAGTCCGATGCGCGCGAGGTTGTTCACCATCGAGCTGTGCATGTCGCGCTTGAAGTACTTCCGGTAGACCGCGTAGTCGTTGCGGGCGGCCACGTCGCGACGGAAGGCCTTGGCCTCCTCGATCTGGGCCGGGGTCAGGCCGATGTCGCGATAGGCCTCGAGCGGGAAGAAGCCGGTCAGCACCTTCTCGAGCGCCAGGCAGGTGAAGTCTTCCATCTCGCGCCGCTCGCCGTCGCTGGCCTGCTGGACGATGTCGGGCAGCGCGAGCATGCCGAAGCCCATGTGGCGCGACTCGTCCTGCAGGATGCGCGCGCACACCTGGCGGAGGAGCGGATCGGCGGCGGCCTCCTGCATCATCTTGAAGATGGCCACCGCGAAGGTCTCGGCCACCAGCTGCAGCGCGATCGTCTTGATGTACCAGCGCGAGTCGGTGAGGATCGCGTCGAAGAGCACGCGCTCGTTGTCGGGCATCGGGTAGTGCAGGCCGCCGAGGCGGGTCTGGATGTAGCGCTCCAGCACCTCGTTGTGGCGCGCCTCGTCCATGACCTGGGTGGCCTGGAAGAACTTCTCGTCGGAGCCCTGCACGATGTTCACCATCTGGCTGCAGGCCAGCATCGCCCCTTGCTCGCCGTACACCAGCACCGACAGCCGCCACGCCGCCACCCGCCGGTTCAGCTCGACCCGGTCCTTCTCGGACAGGCTCGACCAGAGCCGGCTGCCGTACACGTCCACCAGCTCGTCGGAGAGCACCCGGCCGTCGGACGGCTCGGCGGTCTCCCACTCGATGTCCCGGCTCGCGTTCCACTGGTCGCGCTTGGCCTTCTCGTAGAGGCTGCGCATGTCCTCCGCCTGCACCGAGTAGTCGAACTCGAAGACGGTGTCGATCGTTCCGGAGATCACGCGACGATCCATGGAGCTCCTCCTGAGGAAAGCCAGGAAAACCGGTGAGTCTGCTTTTTAGACTAGCTGGTTTTTATCACGGCCCCCGGGAGGTGTCAAGTAGACTGGGTCGCCATGAACGCGAGGCGCAAGGCGGCCCGGGCCCAGATCCTGCGGGCGGCCGCCGACCTCTTCCGGGAGCGCGGCTACCAGGCCTCCACCGTCGACCACATCGCGGCCCGGCTCGGGATGTCCAAGGCCTCCCTGTACACCCACTTCCGGGCCAAGGAGGAGATGCTGGCCGCCATCTCCCGCGAGACCATCGAGGCGTTCACCCGCGACCTGAACCTGGTGCTGGCCTCGCGCCTCGGCGCCGAGGACAAGCTGCGCACGGTGGTGCGCCAGCACGTGCAGTTCGTGATCGCCAACCGGTCGTTCCTCACCGTGTTCTTCGGGGAGGAGGCGAACCTGCCCCCGCGCTTCGTGCGCTCGCTCGCCGCCCAGAAGGACCGCTACGACAAGGGCGTCGAGCGGATCGTGGCGGAGGGGATCCGCAGCGGGGTCTTCCGCGAGATGGCCCCGCGCCTCGTGGTCTTCGCGCTGCTGGGGATGGTGAACTGGGTGCACAAGTGGTACAACCCGCGCGGCGGCTGGGAGGCCGAGGAGATCTCGGCGGCCTTCCTGGCCCTCATCGAGG from Candidatus Methylomirabilota bacterium includes:
- a CDS encoding DMT family transporter, whose translation is MPDAGQTRAYLALTLIATLWGSYPAFAKLALAHFPPYVLVALRCTLASAFLTVLLFRRGWDEFRELRAADFRTFAFLGFTGLFVSTGGTYLGIALSTAANAAILQAATPIMVALGARFYLGERLRRRQWAGVAASLAGVLLVITRGSWRALIHLELLPGDFVLMISLAGWAAYTIYGKQVLTVHSPAVATTASYILGSAMLLPMTLVAAPFFPRPDFTSEAAWLVVLYQAILGAVAHVWWYEGVKAVGPSRAAVFLNLQPIVGVLLAWLMVGETVEWPEVAGGALVLLGVALTTRAPAAPPAARPRRAS
- a CDS encoding SRPBCC family protein, whose product is MADYILERRMWLPRARTDVFEFFADPRNLPRIQPRWARPRWVVEPPRRLAVGTLLDFRVPGLPGRWRVIVREFDPPHRFVDAQVRGPFARWEHRHRFEAGPAREEAGAPEGTWVEDRVTYRLPLGPIGRLIHALGAGRRIRRAFEYRDRRLAALLGRA
- a CDS encoding ferritin-like domain-containing protein, which produces MDRRVISGTIDTVFEFDYSVQAEDMRSLYEKAKRDQWNASRDIEWETAEPSDGRVLSDELVDVYGSRLWSSLSEKDRVELNRRVAAWRLSVLVYGEQGAMLACSQMVNIVQGSDEKFFQATQVMDEARHNEVLERYIQTRLGGLHYPMPDNERVLFDAILTDSRWYIKTIALQLVAETFAVAIFKMMQEAAADPLLRQVCARILQDESRHMGFGMLALPDIVQQASDGERREMEDFTCLALEKVLTGFFPLEAYRDIGLTPAQIEEAKAFRRDVAARNDYAVYRKYFKRDMHSSMVNNLARIGLLTERVRPRLAALGIQLPAAAA
- a CDS encoding TetR/AcrR family transcriptional regulator — encoded protein: MNARRKAARAQILRAAADLFRERGYQASTVDHIAARLGMSKASLYTHFRAKEEMLAAISRETIEAFTRDLNLVLASRLGAEDKLRTVVRQHVQFVIANRSFLTVFFGEEANLPPRFVRSLAAQKDRYDKGVERIVAEGIRSGVFREMAPRLVVFALLGMVNWVHKWYNPRGGWEAEEISAAFLALIEGGLLRRQPRGRALSSRLRRLERELHDVARALDA